In a genomic window of Pelecanus crispus isolate bPelCri1 chromosome 1, bPelCri1.pri, whole genome shotgun sequence:
- the ZNF697 gene encoding LOW QUALITY PROTEIN: zinc finger protein 697 (The sequence of the model RefSeq protein was modified relative to this genomic sequence to represent the inferred CDS: inserted 1 base in 1 codon), which yields MGGLQMEGEKELCVAIFKEISGRDLPTDISKDDEASTGNEDDSPLADDPENMKQYETLLEAFKDNAFQRCSKAEAYESQHVSEMHQQDLLGERQDDSIHLQKALAGLHSILLHPEDAIRDNLDTRETSQTEKPHKCPRCNKGFRWCSDLIKHQRTHTGEKPXICSECGENFRVSSHPTFHRRMHTGERPYRCLKCRKRFSQNSHLRNHQRAHTGARPFEYMQCGKGFRDFSTLAQHQQTHTSEKPCVCSQCGECFKHSAHANRHQQVHTGEKPFMCAECGKCFQNKTHLKQHRKLHLK from the exons ATGGGTGGTCTCCAgatggaaggagagaaagagctgTGCGTGGCCATTTTCAAGGAGATCTCAGGAAGGGATCTCCCCACTGACATCTCCAAAG ATGATGAGGCCAGTACTGGGAATGAAGATGACAGTCCCCTGGCAGATGATCCTGAGAACATGAAACAATATGAGACATTACTGGAGGCATTTAAAGATAATGCTTTCCAGAGATGTAGCAAGGCAGAGGCCTATGAGAGCCAGCACGTGTCAGAAATGCACCAGCAAGACCTCCTTGGGGAGAGGCAGGATGACAGCATTCATCTACAAAAGGCCCTTGCGGGCctccacagcatccttctccaCCCAGAAGATGCTATAAGAGACAATCTGGATACA CGTGAGACATCCCAGACAGAGAAACCTCACAAATGTCCCAGATGTAACAAGGGCTTCAGGTGGTGCTCTGATTTAATTAAGCACCAGAGAACCCACACAGGCGAGAAGC TCATATGCAGTGAGTGTGGGGAAAACTTCAGGGTGAGCTCCCACCCTACCTTCCACAGGAGAATGCACACAGGAGAAAGGCCCTACCGTTGTCTCAAATGTAGGAAAAGGTTCAGCCAAAACTCTCACCTTAGAAATCACCAGAGAGCCCACACTGGTGCGAGGCCCTTTGAATACATGCAGTGTGGAAAAGGCTTCAGGGATTTCTCAACActtgcccagcaccagcaaacCCACACAAGCGAGAAGCCCTGTGTGTGTTCCCAGTGTGGGGAGTGCTTCAAACACAGTGCTCATGCCAACAGACACCAGCAAGTCCACACAGGAGAAAAACCCTTTATGTGTGCCGAGTGTGGGAAGTGCTTCCAAAACAAGACGCACCTCAAGCAGCACCGTAAACTTCACCTGAAATAG